The Prochlorococcus marinus str. MIT 9301 genome segment TATGAATGTTTAAATACTTAAATGGAAATTATGAAAAAAACTTTTGGTGCATATTTTAATTTCTGTAGAAGGAATTTCCTTGACTTGTTTTTGAAATCTTCCACACATTTCTAGCTATTTTCGTTGCTAATAATCCTGCTCTTTCCAACTTAGATTTTCCGGGCTTTGCCCCAATTAAAGCAGTCACTTCTGAAGTGGTTAAAGGGGCCCCAGTATTTATAGCTAATTGCGTTAACTCCAATCTATCTCTAAGGTTTTTAAGATTTACTTTTTCAATTTTATCTTCTTCTAACCAACTAAAAGATGGGTCTTTCTGAGATAGTTTTTGCATCAAGCTTAGGCTAACTAATCCGAGAGTTTGATCAGGAGTTAATTCTTTTTCAGTACCAGAAACATTTGGTTCTTTTTTTTGAGAAGTTCCCATAGAAATGCATATCTTTTACTTGAAGTTATCGTTTTGTTGAAAGCATGCAAGTAAATTTAATAGAAAAAATGAACCATTATCCGTTATAGTCTCGTGAATGGAACCAACTTCTAGTTTAAACAGAGGAGAACGAAAAAAAGGTAGTTCTCTTGTCACAGGATCTGAGGTGCAATCTCAGGCCAGTGGTGCAAGCTGTTTTATTACAACTGATTCAGAAAAGTCTTTGGTATCCAGACAAGCAAGTCAAGTTGAGCAGATTGAGTTGAGAACATATGTTTTTTTGGATTCTCTTCAACCTCAACTAGCTGCATATATGGGAACGGTTAGTAGAGGTTTTTTACCTATACCTGGAGATTCATGCCTTTGGATGGAAGTTTCACCTGGGATGGCAGTGCATAGAGTCACTGATATTGCCTTAAAAGCTAGTAATGTAAGACTTGGTCAGATGATTGTTGAAAGAGCATTTGGTTCTCTTGCTCTTTATCACAAAGATCAAAGTACTGTTTTACATTCTGGGGATGTTGTTCTAGATGCTATTGGAAGTGAAGTTAGAAAAAGAACCAAACCTTCAACAAGTTGGACAGAAGTTATTCGAGCTATTACTCCAGATCATGCCGTTTTAATAAATAGACAAAACAGAAGTGGATCAATGATTCAATCTGGAATGAGTATGTTTATATTAGAAACTGAACCGGCTGGGTATGTCTTAAAAGCAGCTAATGAAGCAGAAAAAGCATCAAATATCACTGTTGTAGATGTAAAGGCAGTTGGCGCTTTTGGTAGATTAACTTTAGCAGGGAAAGAAGGAGATGTAGAAGAAGCGGCAGCTGCTGCTATAAGAGCAATTGATGAAATTTCAAATTATTGAGAAATTTTTATTTAGACCTTTTTTTTAACTTAAACCTATCTCTTTTTTTAAAAAAGGTGACATAATTTTTGCAGCTTTACCTCTACTACCTAATTTATTTAGTTGTGATTGTGAGAGCTCACCGTAAACACAATTAGCTTCTTTAACCCAAAAAATAGATTCGAACTCCCCATTAGGATATTTGGGTTTCTTAAGAATTTCTCCCCAACATATTCCTGTTGTATCTTTAACTAAGTTTCCTGAGGGATCGCACAAAACCATACAACTTATAAATCTTGCACTCCTATAAGGACTATCAGAAAGTTCATTAATTAATTTTTTAATTTTCTCATCATTATTTTTGGCATATCGAGCAGAATAAATTCCTGGTCGACCATCTAAAACATCTACTTCAAGACCCGAGTCATCAGCTAATGCCCAAGTTTTTGTCTCTAGAGAAGCTGCCTTGGCTTTAAGTAGTGCATTCTCAAAATATGTTTTCCCAGTTTCTTCGACACTTAAATATTCTGGTTGCTTCTCAACCTTTAAAGACAAAACATCCAGCATCTCTGAAATTTCAGATACTTTTCTTTGATTGCCACTCGCAATAGTTAGAACTGGAAGGTTCAAAATAATATAAAAAAAATTTATTGTGAATATTATCTTACTTCAAAGCTTGATACGGAGACAGGAAAGGTTGAACATTCCACACCTGTGTAGACAGGGCCTGCCTCGTACGGAAATAACATAATGTAAATTTTTTCTTAACACAACAGTATGTTTTGATGCACTAACTAATTTCCATAAGTATTGACATATCAATAATACCAAGGGTGATAAGTTTAACTTATGAATGATAGAAAAAACATTAATGGAGATTTTGTCGAAAACGCTTGACTTATAAGTACTTAATGAAGCATTCTTCGAATTGAACATTCCACATTTAGTATTTAGTAGACAATGGCTACAGAAACAATGGGTATCGCTCTCGGCATGATCGAGACACGCGGACTTGTACCTGCAATCGAAGCAGCAGACGCAATGACAAAGGCAGCAGAAGTTCGCCTTATTGGTCGTGAATTCGTTGGTGGCGGTTATGTCACAGTATTAGTTAGAGGTGAAACAGGCGCAGTTAACGCAGCTGTAAGAGCTGGTGCTGATGCTTGTGAAAGAGTTGGTGACGGTTTAGTTGCAGCTCACATTATTGCTCGTCCTCATAGAGAAGTTGAACCTGCTCTAGGTAATGGTGAATTTCTTGGTCAAAAGGACTAATTAAATAAAGCAAGATTTATAAATTTTGCAAAATAATTATTTTCCCTACACAGACCTAAATTTATCCTTATGAGTAAGAAGTATGACGCAGGGGTAAAGGAGTACAGAGATACCTACTGGACTCCAGAATATGTACCCCTAGACACCGATTTACTAGCCTGTTTCAAATGTACAGGTCAAGAAGGTGTCCCAAGAGAAGAAGTTGCAGCAGCTGTTGCCGCTGAATCTTCAACAGGTACTTGGTCAACAGTTTGGTCCGAGTTACTTACAGACTTAGAATTTTATAAAGGACGTTGTTATCGAATCGAAGACGTCCCTGGAGATCCTGAAGCTTTCTATGCTTTTATTGCATATCCTTTAGATCTTTTTGAAGAAGGCTCAATTACAAACGTATTAACATCTCTTGTAGGAAACGTTTTTGGATTTAAAGCTCTAAGGCATCTACGTCTAGAAGATATTAGATTCCCAATTGCTTTCATTAAAACTTGCGGTGGTCCACCAAACGGAATCGTAGTTGAAAGAGATCGACTTAACAAATACGGAAGACCTCTACTTGGTTGTACCATCAAACCTAAATTAGGATTATCTGGTAAAAACTATGGTCGAGTTGTATATGAATGTCTTAGAGGCGGTCTTGATTTAACGAAGGATGATGAGAATATCAATTCTCAACCATTCCAACGTTGGAGAGAAAGATTTGAGTTTGTTGCAGAAGCAGTCAAGCTTGCTCAGCGAGAAACTGGAGAAGTTAAAGGTCACTACCTAAATTGTACTGCTAACACTCCTGAAGAACTCTATGAAAGAGCTGAATTTGCAAAAGAGCTAGATATGCCAATCATCATGCATGATTATATAACTGGTGGTTTTACTGCAAATACTGGATTAGCTAATTGGTGTCGTAAAAATGGCATGCTTCTGCATATTCATAGAGCTATGCATGCTGTTATCGATAGACATCCAAAGCATGGTATTCACTTCAGAGTTCTTGCAAAATGTTTGAGACTATCTGGAGGAGACCAACTACATACTGGAACCGTGGTTGGAAAACTAGAAGGTGATCGTCAAACAACTCTTGGTTATATTGACAACTTAAGAGAGTCATTTGTTCCTGAAGATAGATCAAGAGGAAACTTCTTTGATCAAGATTGGGGTTCAATGCCTGGAGTATTTGCAGTTGCATCAGGTGGTATCCATGTTTGGCATATGCCTGCACTTCTTGCGATCTTTGGGGATGATTCT includes the following:
- the rdgB gene encoding RdgB/HAM1 family non-canonical purine NTP pyrophosphatase, whose product is MNLPVLTIASGNQRKVSEISEMLDVLSLKVEKQPEYLSVEETGKTYFENALLKAKAASLETKTWALADDSGLEVDVLDGRPGIYSARYAKNNDEKIKKLINELSDSPYRSARFISCMVLCDPSGNLVKDTTGICWGEILKKPKYPNGEFESIFWVKEANCVYGELSQSQLNKLGSRGKAAKIMSPFLKKEIGLS
- a CDS encoding BMC domain-containing protein; translation: MATETMGIALGMIETRGLVPAIEAADAMTKAAEVRLIGREFVGGGYVTVLVRGETGAVNAAVRAGADACERVGDGLVAAHIIARPHREVEPALGNGEFLGQKD
- a CDS encoding form I ribulose bisphosphate carboxylase large subunit produces the protein MSKKYDAGVKEYRDTYWTPEYVPLDTDLLACFKCTGQEGVPREEVAAAVAAESSTGTWSTVWSELLTDLEFYKGRCYRIEDVPGDPEAFYAFIAYPLDLFEEGSITNVLTSLVGNVFGFKALRHLRLEDIRFPIAFIKTCGGPPNGIVVERDRLNKYGRPLLGCTIKPKLGLSGKNYGRVVYECLRGGLDLTKDDENINSQPFQRWRERFEFVAEAVKLAQRETGEVKGHYLNCTANTPEELYERAEFAKELDMPIIMHDYITGGFTANTGLANWCRKNGMLLHIHRAMHAVIDRHPKHGIHFRVLAKCLRLSGGDQLHTGTVVGKLEGDRQTTLGYIDNLRESFVPEDRSRGNFFDQDWGSMPGVFAVASGGIHVWHMPALLAIFGDDSCLQFGGGTHGHPWGSAAGAAANRVALEACVKARNAGREIEKESRDILMEAAKHSPELAIALETWKEIKFEFDTVDKLDVQG